Part of the Brassica oleracea var. oleracea cultivar TO1000 chromosome C8, BOL, whole genome shotgun sequence genome is shown below.
AGAGGGAGAAAGATTAAAATAATAATTTAAGCAAAAAAAGATTAAAATAATAAAAATACAACCCTTCACCATCATTAGTCGTGGGGCTCTGTCAGGGAGGTTCAGGTAAAGTGAAAGAAGCATCGTAGTTGTCTTTGAGAGATAAAGCGAGCATAGCTCTATCCATTTCTGAAGACATGATAACGATAAGAAAGTAGAACTGAGAAAAAAGATTGAAACTTTAGAGATGGTCGGAAGATTGACTAAAGAGAGAGGCTGAGAATTTTATTAAGATCTAAAGTTCTTTCTGGGAATGAGACCACGAAAGAGAGCCGACCTCTGTAAAATAATAACGTCGAGACTACACCGAAACTATAATTTTTTTATTAATTTATAGAGATATTAATTTATCGATATACTAATTGAACCAAAAACTTAATTTGAAACTATAAAATTATATTATTTTATAGAAATTTTTAGTGTATATTAATTTATAAAGTATTAATTTAAAGAAGTTATACTGTATATAAAATATCTAGTACTTATTTTTCTTTTTTCAAAAATTTTAATACATGTTTTTGTTCTATAATCTAATAAAAATAATAGAATAATAAGAAAATATATGTTAAAAAATATACCAAATTAAAAAGATTAATTTGAGAAATTCATTATTCCTTGAAATATTTTCGGCAGTCATTATTCTTTTTACTTAATTAAAACAAAAACGAAAAGAATTTAATTATACAAATAAATAATGAATTTTGCACCCGGAATGTTGGAGGAAAAGAGGGAAAAAGATTAAAATAATAATAATAAAAATACAACCCTTCTTCATTAGTCATCGTGGGGCTCTCTAAAACTTTGAATTCATTCTTCTTCTTCTGCTTCCATTGTTTCGCCCATCTCAAAAGCTTGGAACAACGATATCGCATTCCATCTATAGAGTTGTGAACACCCGAATCCCGTCGTCTCTAAAAGGTAGGCCGCATTATCATCAGATTCAAAGTTTTGATCTATAATCTATCTATTTAAAATCGCTGCTTGTGTTCGAATAAAAGGATATGATTGTTGGGGACATGTATGTATATATTGCAGGGGAAATGTCAAGTTACGTAGGAGTTGTGGTGTCTGATCCATGGTTACACAGCCAATTCACCCAAGTCGAGTTACGTACCCTTAAATCCAAGGTCAATCAATCTACAATCTACGTCCTTCCTTTCCTTTGATGTTGTTTTTATTTTTTTTCAAAAAAACTCTTCTTTTCGTTTTAGTTTAACTCAAATAAAACGCTCTTGGAACGTTTCACCGTTGGAGAGTTACCTCCTGTCTTCGCAAAGTTGAACGCATTTAGTGGCACCTTTGATGAGGATGAGATCAAATCTGTACTGGACAAGTCTTATGCCGATACTTCTGATCAAGAAGTCGATTTCGAGACTTTCCTCCGGGTCAGTCTGACTCTTTATCTACTGATAAGAGTGAGTTTTGAAGAGATTTTTTAAACTAGCAATTGCTTCGGTTGATATGATAGGCGTATTTAAGTGTGCAAGCACGAGGAGTGGAAAAGTCAGGAGGATCAAAGGCTTCTTCTTCTTCTTCGTTCCTCAAAACTAGCACCACCACTGTTCACCACGCCATTAACGAATCCGAGAAGGCTTCCTACGTTTCCCACGTCAATAGTTACTTGAGAGATGATCCTTTCTTGAAGTCTTACCTTCCTATCCATCCCGCTACCAATGCTTTCTTTGATCTTGTTAAAGATGGTGTTCTTTTGTGGTATACATACATGCCTTTCCTCCTCCTTGGATTACTGTCTATTTTTGAAATTTCTTAGTGGTCATTCTTTGTTTCTTTTGTTTTGCAGCAAGCTTATAAATCTTGCTGTTCCTGGGACCATTGACGAAAGAGCTATCAACACAAAGAAAATACTCAACCCATGGGAGAGGAATGAGAATCTTACTCTAGGTCTCAATTCTGCCAAAGCTATTGGCTGCACTGTCGTCAACATTGGAACTCAGGACATTGCTGAAGGAAGAGTGAGTACTGATAGATTTCTCTTTTATTTACATGACCTGCCTATTTTAATTACCCCCCCCCCCCCCCCCCTTGCAGCCATATCTCGTACTTGGGTTGATATCTCAGATTATTAAGGTACACTCCTTTTCTAGGCTATAGGGATCTATTTGATGGTTTGTATAAGACTCATTAACGCCTCATCTTGTTGTTGTTCAGATACAAATGCTGGCTGATCTCAATTTTAAGAAAACTCCTTCCCTTTTCCAATTGGTGGATGACACTCAGGTAATATATATACATATATATATGCAATGCTTTCCACGAGGATGAAACTACATCAAATCTTCATGACGTTGTTGCAGGATGCGGAGGAGCTCATGGGACTGGCTCCTGAAAAAGTATTGCTCAAATGGATGAATTTTCATCTCAAGAAAGCTGGTTATGAAAAGCAGGTTACCAATTTTTCTTCTGATGTCAAGGTAATTTGAACCTGCTTCTCTTCTATTCTAACAAGCATTACAACTGATGCATTTTTTTTTTTTTCAACTTTCTCATTGGATCATAACCGTAGCTTTCTTTTTATATGTGTTCTTTAGGACGGCGAGGCGTATGCATATCTGCTTAATGCTCTTGCTCCAGAACACAGTTCACATGTGGCATTAGAGACCAAAGACCCCACAGAAAGAGCCAAAAAGGTTCTTGAACAGGCTGAGAAGATGGATTGTAAAAGATACCTTTCTCCAAAGGATATAGTCGACGGCTCTGCAAATCTTAACCTTGCTTTTGTGGCCCAAATATTTCAACACAGGTTGCTTTAAAAGTTTTAAGAGACTCTTTGCAGTGGATTAATAATCTAAATGTCCAAATGGTGTCAGAAAGCTGATAATAATTTCTGTTTTTGCTGCTATTTTTCTTTGATGCAGGAATGGATTGACTGGTGACAGTTCAAAGTCGACGTCATTTGCTGAGATGATGACAGATGATGTGGAAACTTCACGAGAAGAAAGATGTTTCCGCCTCTGGATTAACAGTCTTGGAACTGCTACTTATGTCAACAATGTTTTTGAGGATCTTAGGAATGGGTAAGCTCTGGAATTTTTTTTTTTATTAATCTTCTTGTATCTAACTAAACTTTTTCACGATCAGATGGGTTCTTCTTGAAGTTCTTGATAAAGTGTCACCTGGCTCGGTCAACTGGAAACACGCAAATAAACCTCCCATAAAAATGCCATTCAAAAAGGTTGAGAACTGCAATGAAGTTATTAAGATTGGGAAAGAGCTGCACTTCTCCCTTGTAAATGTAGCTGGTAACGACATTGTGCAAGGAAATAAGAAACTCCTTCTCGGTTAGTCCCTTCTTAATGTCACACTAATTAGATATTTTATGAAGCTCATCAGCTTAAGATATATCTTAAGTTGATTTTAATCGGTAGAACAATATGTACCATCAATGATTATGCAGCTTTCCTGTGGCAACTAATGAGATATACAATGCTCCAACTTCTGAAGAACTTGAGATCTCACTCGCAAGGTAAAGAAATTACAGATGCCGATATTCTATACTGGGCGAATAGGAAAGTGAAACGAGTAGGACGAACTTCTCAGGCTGAGAGCTTCAGGGTAAGTGTCAACCAGTTACGGATGTGATACCCATTCTTCAGATACCTAAGAGTTTGATGTTTGCTTCTCTTTGAGTCTAGGACAAGAATCTGTCAAGTGGAATCTTCTTTCTGGAGCTTCTTACTGCGGTAGAGCCAAGAGTTGTCAACTGGAGCCTCGTTACCAGTGGAGAAACAGGTAAACTATTATCACTGCGTATTTCTTCCCTATAATTGTTAAACTGTTTTAAAGAATGAGTTCTGTTTGGTTGTAATTGATACTTAAACAGAGGAGGACAAGAAGTTGAACGCCACATACATAATAAGTGTTGCAAGGAAGCTCGGATGCTCCATATTCTTGTTGCCTGAGGACATCATAGAGGTAATACATCTATCTACGTTGAAACAGGCATGGATGTTTTTCCGGTTTGTTTCTGAGTCAATTTACTTGTGTGAAACAGGTGAACCAGAAGATGATGCTTATTCTGGCTGCTAGCATTATGTACTGGAGCCTCCAGCAACAATTAGACACAGACTCGAATGTCTCGGAAGATGCTACTGACGAAGGCGATGCAAACACTGTTACTGGTGAAATCTCCAACTTGTCCCTTGATGAGGCTTCCGAGTCCTCTCTTGTCCAAGATCAAGAATTATTGACAAAGGCAGATGAGGATAAGGATGAGGTGGATGGTGATGGTGATGGTGAGAATAATAATGATGCTTAACGAGTTTGAATGGTAATTTTATTGCTGTTTCTTTTTGGGTTTTGCCTGAGGTAGTGCATTGGATTTTTTGATTGGCAATGCAAGACAGAAAAAGGATGGTTTGGTGTATACAAACAATGAGGCTTTGTACACAATATAAAACTTGTGTTACATGAACCTCTCTTTTCTTTAATTGTGAAAAATCTATTAAATTTCATTTTTACTCTGGAGGACGTCATCTACTTTGTTTGATGCATTTGGTAATTGTGCACATTCTGTGAATTGCCTCCAATAGTCTTATTATTCATTTGAACTTAAATATTGATTCAAACATGAAATACAAGAACGAAATACATAAGGTGGCTGAAAAACTAGAAATGCCCATAATCATAAGACTAAAAATGGAAAATTAGAACTCAAATTCTGGCCACTATAAAAGACTAATAGAACTCATAACTAAAACCCAAAATAGCAGTAAATTTTGGAAAACACAAAATTTAAAATAACCAAAATCAGCTGGAAGCTAAAACGGGAGTGCTAGACGAAAAAAAGGAGGGCTACCAACCAGGAAACAATTGACAGCATTTGAGAAGCTTGACAAACATAACGAAAGACATAAAAAGAGCTTTAGTGAAAAGATACTGTTGAAAACGAGATAAACTTAACTTGCAATCAAGTACCGGCTCTAAGCATGTACATATGGTGCAATTGCATAGGATCCAGTTTTATTTTACATATTTTTTTTATATTCAAAAGCAGGCGCAGTTCAAACATTTATGAAAAATATAAAAAAATAATATTGGGCCC
Proteins encoded:
- the LOC106309831 gene encoding fimbrin-5-like — its product is MSSYVGVVVSDPWLHSQFTQVELRTLKSKFNSNKTLLERFTVGELPPVFAKLNAFSGTFDEDEIKSVLDKSYADTSDQEVDFETFLRAYLSVQARGVEKSGGSKASSSSSFLKTSTTTVHHAINESEKASYVSHVNSYLRDDPFLKSYLPIHPATNAFFDLVKDGVLLCKLINLAVPGTIDERAINTKKILNPWERNENLTLGLNSAKAIGCTVVNIGTQDIAEGRPYLVLGLISQIIKIQMLADLNFKKTPSLFQLVDDTQDAEELMGLAPEKVLLKWMNFHLKKAGYEKQVTNFSSDVKDGEAYAYLLNALAPEHSSHVALETKDPTERAKKVLEQAEKMDCKRYLSPKDIVDGSANLNLAFVAQIFQHSSKSTSFAEMMTDDVETSREERCFRLWINSLGTATYVNNVFEDLRNGWVLLEVLDKVSPGSVNWKHANKPPIKMPFKKVENCNEVIKIGKELHFSLVNVAGNDIVQGNKKLLLAFLWQLMRYTMLQLLKNLRSHSQGKEITDADILYWANRKVKRVGRTSQAESFRDKNLSSGIFFLELLTAVEPRVVNWSLVTSGETEEDKKLNATYIISVARKLGCSIFLLPEDIIEVNQKMMLILAASIMYWSLQQQLDTDSNVSEDATDEGDANTVTGEISNLSLDEASESSLVQDQELLTKADEDKDEVDGDGDGENNNDA